Within Actinosynnema pretiosum, the genomic segment ACCGAGCTGGACTACCTGGTGGTCGGCGACTCGGTGGTCCGCAGGCGCCCGGACTTCCTGGGCGCGCTGGACGACGCGGTGATCCGGTTCCGCCCCGAGACCAGGCTGGTGGGCCGGGTGCGGTTCCCGGTCGGTGGCGGTCGGGTGGAGGAGCACGAGGTCTTCCTGGACTACGCGGAGGGGCCGCGCAAGGCGATCTCGGCGCGGGCGCACGGGCTGCTGACGCGGGTGGACGGGAAGAGCGCGGTGGCCGAACTGGTGGACGGCGAGGTGGACGACGCCCTCCGACAGGAGGTCCTCGACCTGTGGACCGACCGGTACTTCACGCTGGGGCCTGTTTAGGGCTCGTGCGCGGGGCTGCGGCGTGTGTGGCACGGCGCAGTCCTGCGGGGCGTGGGTGCGGCGCTGCTCGGTGTGGGCATGGCCCGGTGTGTGCTGAGTGGTGTTGGTGAGGTTGCTGCTGACGGCGTCGCCGCGTGGTGGTTCGGGCGCCGGGTTCGGTGTGGAGGAGGGCGTGGCGTGGCCGCAGAGGTGCTGGGGCCTGTGCTGGCCAAGGCCGAGGTGGAGCGGATCGTCGCTCGGTTGGCGCTGGTGGGCGAGGGACGTGATCCGCTGGTCGTGGCCGCCACGTCCTGCCTGACCGCGTTCGTGCTGCTGTGCGAGGCGTGGGAGCAGCGGGGCGCCGAGGACGGGGGCGGCGCGCTCGAAGGTCGGGGTGCGCAGTCCTGCCGCGAAGCACTGGGCGCTACCAGGGCCGCTGTGGAGACGGCCCGGTTCGCGCTGGTGGAGACGAACGACCGGGCCCGGCGGGTGGCTGCTGAGCGGGCGGCTTCACGACGAGCGGGTGGCCTGCGGGTGCCCAGTGTGCGGACAGCGGCGGACTAGCTCCTGACCGGACAGCCTGCGCTGGGGTTGCTTGCTGGCGGTCGTGGGCCGGGAACACGGGGTGGGCTGCTGTGCGCCGGGATCAGGGGGGTGGGGTGAGCGGTTCGGGTACTGGCGGGGTGGTTGGAGTTGATCTTGGGGGGACGAAGGCCGCTGTTCGGGTTGTTGGTGCGGACGGGCGGTCGGGCGACAGCGTGGTGCGGTGGGAGAGCGGCGCTTCTGCTGGCGAAGACCTCGCCTTGCTCGTTCGGGCGGTCGAGCGGGCTGGTGGGGGTGGGGGTGTCAGGTCGGTTGGTGTCGCTGTGCCTGCCACGCTCGATCGGTCCGGCGTCGTGGTCGCCTGGCCGGGTCGGCCCGGGTGGGTCGGGGTGGACGTGCTCGGTGCGTTGGGGGCGATGTTCCCCGGCGCCTCGGTGCGGCACGGGGATGACGGTGACCTCGCGGCGCTTGCCGAGGCCGATGCCGCCGGGTGCGGTGAGCTGCTGTACGTCGGTGTGGGCACCGGGGTTGGTGGCGGGATCGTCTCGGGTGGACTGCCGCTGAACTCGGGTGGCTCGTGCGAGGTGGGGCACGTGGTCGTCGAACGGGGTGGGGGGCTGTGCGACTGCGGGCGGCGGGGGTGCGTGCAGGCGTTCGCGTCCGGGCCCGCGATTCTGCGCGGGGCCGTCGCGCGTGGTGGGCGGCCCGGTGGGCTGGGGGACGTCCGGGACGGGGTCGCGCGTGGGGAGCGGTGGGCGGTGGAGGCTTGTGAGGACGCCGCGTCCGCGTTGGCCGCGCTGGTGATCGGGGTGGGGGAGCTGGTTCGGCCCGAGTTGGCGCTGATCGGCGGTGGTGTCACCACCGCGCTGCCAGGGCTCGTGCCCGCTGTGGCCGAGCGGGTCGCCGGGCTGGGCAGGACCGGGCACCCGGTGCCATCGGTGCGACCGGCGGTGCTCGGGGCCGAGTCCTCGCTGCACGGGGCGCTTGTCCTGGCGCGTGGGGGAAACCGGGAGTAGCGCGCTGGTCGGGGGCGGCGATGTGGCAGCGCGGTGACGTGGCGGCGCGGTGACGTCGTTGGCCAGGGCAGCCCGC encodes:
- a CDS encoding ROK family protein encodes the protein MVGVDLGGTKAAVRVVGADGRSGDSVVRWESGASAGEDLALLVRAVERAGGGGGVRSVGVAVPATLDRSGVVVAWPGRPGWVGVDVLGALGAMFPGASVRHGDDGDLAALAEADAAGCGELLYVGVGTGVGGGIVSGGLPLNSGGSCEVGHVVVERGGGLCDCGRRGCVQAFASGPAILRGAVARGGRPGGLGDVRDGVARGERWAVEACEDAASALAALVIGVGELVRPELALIGGGVTTALPGLVPAVAERVAGLGRTGHPVPSVRPAVLGAESSLHGALVLARGGNRE